In a single window of the Streptomyces cinnabarinus genome:
- a CDS encoding prolyl oligopeptidase family serine peptidase: MAQQATPVRTARLGRPLGPEPATVSGVVLLLPGGDETSHRRPSTMLAAAPVRALGRRLSRAAREEGLAAHVVHYRWRGWNGSEANLARDANWAVEEVVRRYGDVPVCLAGFDMGGRAALRSGGHEAVNSVLAIAPWLPEEDVAAPPEPVKQLAGRQVLIVHGTNDQRTDPELSFRFAARAKKANRDVCRFEVHSDGHGLHQHRDEVLALAEDFVMGALFGRAFARPVADAFAAPPPLGLRMPLASGFGRRR, translated from the coding sequence ATGGCGCAACAAGCGACGCCGGTTCGCACGGCCCGGCTGGGGAGACCGCTCGGCCCGGAACCGGCGACGGTCAGCGGAGTGGTACTGCTGCTCCCCGGAGGCGATGAGACGTCACATCGCCGTCCCTCCACGATGTTGGCTGCGGCCCCGGTCCGCGCTCTCGGGCGCCGGCTGTCCCGCGCGGCCCGGGAGGAGGGGCTCGCCGCGCATGTCGTCCACTACCGCTGGCGGGGCTGGAACGGCAGCGAGGCGAACCTGGCGCGGGACGCGAACTGGGCGGTGGAGGAGGTCGTACGGCGCTACGGGGATGTGCCGGTGTGTCTCGCCGGGTTCGACATGGGCGGGCGGGCCGCGCTGCGCTCCGGCGGGCACGAGGCCGTCAACTCCGTGCTGGCGATAGCGCCTTGGCTGCCGGAGGAGGACGTCGCGGCGCCACCCGAACCGGTGAAGCAGCTCGCGGGGCGGCAGGTGCTGATCGTGCACGGCACGAACGATCAGCGGACGGATCCGGAGTTGTCGTTCCGGTTCGCCGCCCGGGCGAAGAAGGCGAACCGGGATGTGTGCCGGTTCGAAGTGCACTCCGACGGACACGGGTTGCATCAGCACCGGGATGAAGTGCTGGCGCTGGCCGAGGACTTCGTGATGGGGGCGTTGTTCGGGCGGGCGTTCGCCCGGCCGGTCGCGGACGCGTTCGCGGCTCCGCCGCCGCTTGGCCTGCGGATGCCGCTCGCCTCTGGTTTCGGGCGTCGTCGGTAG
- a CDS encoding adenosine deaminase, which produces MTSQTIANTPTPEQIRRAPKVLLHDHLDGGLRPGTIVELAREGGYSQLPETDPDKLGIWFREAADSGSLERYLETFSHTVGVMQTRDALVRVARECAEDLAEDGVVYAEVRYAPEQHLDGGLSLEEVVEAVNDGFREGERLARESGRRIRVGALLTAMRHAARALEIAELANRYRDLGVVGFDIAGAEAGYPPTRHLDAFEYLKRENNHFTIHAGEAFGLPSIWQALQWCGADRLGHGVRIIDDIEVKDDGTVHLGRLASYVRDKRIPLEMCPSSNLQTGAATSYAEHPIGLLRRLHFRTTVNTDNRLMSHTSMSREFEHLVDAFGYTLDDMQWFSVNAMKSAFIPFDERLAMINDVIKPGYAELKSEWLFQQTASTSGSADEEG; this is translated from the coding sequence ATGACGAGCCAGACCATCGCGAACACCCCGACGCCGGAGCAGATCCGCCGGGCGCCCAAGGTTCTGCTGCACGACCACCTCGACGGCGGCCTCCGCCCCGGGACCATCGTCGAACTCGCCCGTGAGGGCGGCTACTCCCAGCTCCCCGAGACCGACCCCGACAAGCTCGGCATCTGGTTCCGCGAGGCCGCCGACTCCGGCTCGCTGGAACGGTATCTGGAGACCTTCTCGCACACCGTCGGCGTCATGCAGACCCGCGACGCCCTCGTCCGCGTCGCCCGCGAGTGCGCCGAGGACCTCGCCGAGGACGGCGTCGTCTATGCCGAGGTGCGCTACGCGCCCGAGCAGCACCTCGACGGCGGGCTCAGCCTCGAAGAGGTCGTCGAGGCCGTCAACGACGGCTTCCGGGAGGGCGAACGGCTCGCCCGCGAGAGCGGCCGGCGGATCCGGGTCGGCGCCCTGCTCACCGCCATGCGGCACGCCGCCCGCGCGCTGGAGATCGCCGAACTCGCCAACCGCTACCGCGACCTGGGCGTGGTGGGCTTCGACATCGCCGGGGCCGAGGCCGGCTACCCGCCCACCCGGCACCTCGACGCCTTCGAGTACCTCAAGCGCGAGAACAACCACTTCACCATCCACGCCGGTGAGGCGTTCGGGCTGCCGTCCATCTGGCAGGCCCTCCAGTGGTGCGGCGCCGACCGGCTCGGGCACGGGGTGCGCATCATCGACGACATCGAGGTCAAGGACGACGGCACCGTCCACCTCGGCCGGCTCGCCTCCTACGTCCGCGACAAGCGCATCCCGCTGGAGATGTGCCCCAGCTCCAACCTCCAGACCGGCGCCGCCACCTCCTACGCCGAGCACCCGATCGGGCTGCTCCGGCGGCTGCACTTCCGGACGACGGTGAACACCGACAACCGGCTGATGTCCCACACCAGCATGAGCCGGGAATTCGAGCACCTTGTCGACGCATTCGGTTACACGCTCGACGACATGCAGTGGTTCTCCGTCAATGCGATGAAATCAGCGTTCATTCCTTTCGATGAACGACTCGCGATGATCAATGACGTCATCAAGCCCGGTTACGCCGAGCTGAAATCCGAGTGGCTGTTCCAGCAGACCGCGTCCACCAGCGGCTCTGCGGACGAAGAGGGCTGA
- a CDS encoding ATP-binding protein: MKQSAAKTLGVAALGAAFAAAGAGAANAAPALPDAGSALDTVTRTLPAENVSQALPGAGQALAQGQSAVGTSVAAAQPIAQKVLTGGPTAPVAGLLGGLPVGKVLPGGGAGTGVNGLPLG, translated from the coding sequence ATGAAGCAGTCTGCTGCCAAGACCCTCGGTGTCGCCGCCCTCGGTGCCGCCTTCGCCGCCGCCGGTGCGGGCGCCGCGAACGCCGCCCCGGCCCTGCCGGACGCCGGTTCGGCGCTGGACACGGTGACCCGGACGCTGCCCGCGGAGAACGTCTCCCAGGCGCTGCCGGGTGCCGGTCAGGCGCTGGCCCAGGGGCAGAGCGCGGTCGGTACGAGCGTGGCCGCCGCGCAGCCGATCGCCCAGAAGGTGCTCACCGGCGGCCCGACCGCGCCGGTCGCGGGGCTCCTCGGCGGCCTCCCGGTCGGCAAGGTGCTGCCCGGCGGTGGCGCCGGCACGGGTGTGAACGGCCTGCCGCTCGGCTGA
- a CDS encoding PspC domain-containing protein, with translation MSRLARPTQGRMIGGVCAALARRFGTSATTMRVLFLLSCLLPGPQFLIYIALWIFLPSEDKARTAW, from the coding sequence ATGTCCCGTCTCGCCCGCCCCACCCAAGGCCGCATGATCGGCGGAGTGTGCGCCGCGCTGGCGCGACGCTTCGGTACCTCCGCGACCACAATGCGCGTGCTGTTCCTGCTGTCCTGCCTGCTGCCGGGCCCGCAGTTCCTGATCTACATAGCGCTGTGGATCTTCCTGCCCTCCGAGGACAAGGCGCGCACCGCCTGGTAA
- a CDS encoding VanZ family protein: MQRQGSISGGNIIRIRVIVGGLLAAHLALVAWLTLRPLDVPWVMPPNLRPFAGIEADFALGWQVGVRRIAEGLALLAPLGVLLPAVHGRISVSPLASLVRTVAAGALISLAVELLQTGVPGQVVDVDSLLLNPVGVALAHVAVVPAARHWLRRRTERDHTVSALKEEAPQGRTPTIPRVGIAP, from the coding sequence GTGCAGCGTCAAGGCTCCATCAGCGGCGGCAACATCATCCGCATCCGGGTAATAGTCGGCGGCCTCCTGGCCGCCCACCTCGCATTGGTCGCCTGGCTCACGCTGCGCCCCCTCGACGTCCCCTGGGTGATGCCTCCCAACCTGCGCCCGTTCGCCGGGATCGAGGCCGACTTCGCGCTGGGCTGGCAGGTGGGGGTGCGGCGGATCGCCGAGGGCCTCGCTCTGCTCGCGCCGCTGGGCGTCCTGCTCCCCGCGGTGCACGGCAGGATCAGCGTCTCCCCGCTCGCGTCACTGGTCCGTACGGTCGCGGCGGGCGCCCTGATCTCGCTCGCCGTCGAACTGCTCCAGACCGGCGTGCCGGGACAGGTCGTGGACGTCGACTCGCTGCTGCTGAACCCGGTCGGGGTGGCCCTCGCCCACGTGGCGGTGGTGCCGGCGGCACGCCACTGGCTGCGTCGCAGGACCGAGCGCGACCACACCGTCTCCGCCCTGAAGGAGGAGGCTCCTCAGGGTAGGACCCCGACGATTCCCAGGGTCGGGATCGCACCGTAG
- a CDS encoding sensor histidine kinase, producing the protein MTSAQGGFRGWFAVRKGVWSRLRFTSLRLRLVVVFGLVALTAAVSASGIAYWLNREAVLTRTQDAVLRDFQQEMQNRAGVLPERPTQFELQRTADQMANGSQRFSVLLVAENPDGRTVSGSSGGLSGFTLKDVPESLRETVNEEQEVNSTNKYAYHLYWQRVVEDDIPYLVAGTKVIGGGPTGYMLKSLEPEAKDLNSLAWSLGIATGLALIGSALLAQAAATTVLKPVHRLGVAARRLGEGRLDTRLRVSGTDELADLSRTFNNAAEALEKRVADMAARDDSSRRFVADMSHELRTPLTAITAVTEVLEEELEAETGSMDPMIEPAVRLVVSETRRLNSLVENLMEVTRFDAGTARLVLDDVDVADQITACIDARAWLDAVDLDAERGIHARLDPRRLDVILANLIGNALKHGGSPVRVSVRESAAEDGRGAAVVIAVRDHGPGIPEDVLPHVFDRFYKASASRPRSEGSGLGLSIALENAHIHGGEITAANSPEGGAVFTLRLPQDASSLTREDEENKGADEKGEA; encoded by the coding sequence GTGACATCGGCGCAAGGGGGGTTCCGCGGCTGGTTCGCGGTTCGCAAGGGAGTCTGGTCACGGCTGCGTTTCACCAGCCTGCGGCTGCGTCTGGTGGTCGTCTTCGGTCTGGTGGCGCTGACCGCCGCCGTGTCCGCGTCCGGGATCGCCTACTGGCTCAACCGTGAGGCGGTGCTCACCCGTACCCAGGACGCGGTGCTGCGGGACTTCCAGCAGGAGATGCAGAACCGGGCCGGGGTGCTGCCCGAGCGGCCGACACAGTTCGAACTCCAGCGCACCGCGGACCAGATGGCCAACGGCAGCCAGCGCTTCAGTGTGCTGCTGGTCGCGGAGAACCCCGACGGCCGTACCGTCTCCGGCAGTTCGGGCGGCCTGAGCGGCTTCACGCTGAAGGACGTGCCCGAGTCGCTGCGCGAGACGGTGAACGAGGAGCAGGAGGTCAACTCCACCAACAAGTACGCGTACCACCTGTACTGGCAGCGCGTGGTGGAGGACGACATCCCGTATCTGGTCGCCGGGACCAAGGTGATCGGCGGCGGGCCGACCGGTTACATGCTGAAGTCCCTGGAGCCGGAGGCCAAGGACCTCAACTCGCTCGCCTGGTCGCTGGGCATCGCCACCGGCCTCGCCCTGATCGGCTCCGCGCTGCTCGCGCAGGCCGCCGCCACGACCGTGCTCAAGCCCGTGCACCGGCTGGGGGTCGCCGCCCGGCGGCTCGGCGAGGGCAGGCTGGACACCCGGCTGCGGGTGTCCGGGACGGACGAACTGGCCGATCTCTCACGGACGTTCAACAACGCCGCCGAGGCGCTGGAGAAACGGGTCGCGGACATGGCCGCGCGGGACGACTCCTCACGGCGGTTCGTCGCCGACATGAGCCATGAGCTGCGCACCCCGCTCACCGCCATCACCGCCGTCACGGAGGTGCTGGAGGAGGAGCTGGAGGCGGAGACCGGGTCCATGGACCCGATGATCGAGCCCGCGGTCCGGCTGGTGGTGAGCGAGACCCGTCGCCTCAACTCCCTGGTGGAGAACCTGATGGAGGTCACCCGCTTCGACGCGGGCACCGCCCGTCTGGTGCTGGACGACGTGGACGTCGCCGACCAGATCACCGCCTGCATCGACGCCCGTGCCTGGCTGGACGCGGTCGACCTGGACGCCGAGCGCGGCATCCACGCCCGGCTCGACCCGCGCCGCCTGGACGTCATCCTGGCCAACCTCATCGGCAACGCGCTCAAGCACGGCGGATCGCCGGTGCGGGTGTCGGTGCGCGAGTCGGCGGCCGAGGACGGTCGGGGCGCGGCGGTCGTCATCGCGGTACGGGACCACGGTCCTGGTATCCCCGAGGACGTCCTGCCGCACGTCTTCGATCGCTTCTACAAGGCGAGCGCCTCCCGCCCCCGTTCCGAGGGCAGTGGCCTGGGCCTCTCCATCGCCCTGGAGAACGCCCATATCCACGGCGGCGAGATCACCGCCGCCAACTCGCCCGAGGGCGGTGCGGTGTTCACGCTCCGGCTGCCCCAGGACGCCTCCTCGCTGACGCGGGAGGACGAGGAGAACAAGGGCGCGGACGAGAAGGGCGAGGCGTGA
- the afsQ1 gene encoding two-component system response regulator AfsQ1: MPSLLLIEDDDAIRTALELSLTRQGHRVATAATGEDGLKLLREQRPDLIVLDVMLPGIDGFEVCRRIRRTDQLPIILLTARSDDIDVVVGLESGADDYVVKPVQGRVLDARIRAVLRRGERESNDAAAFGSLVIDRAAMTVTKNGEDLQLTPTELRLLLELSRRPGQALSRQQLLRLVWEHDYLGDSRLVDACVQRLRAKVEDVPSSPTLIRTVRGVGYRLDAPQ; the protein is encoded by the coding sequence GTGCCTTCCCTGTTGCTGATCGAGGACGACGACGCCATCCGCACGGCCCTGGAGCTCTCACTGACGCGCCAGGGACACCGGGTGGCTACTGCTGCCACCGGTGAGGACGGCCTGAAGTTGCTGCGCGAGCAGCGGCCGGACCTGATCGTGCTGGATGTGATGCTGCCCGGCATCGACGGCTTCGAGGTGTGCCGTCGTATCCGGCGCACCGACCAGTTGCCGATCATCCTGCTCACCGCGCGCAGCGACGACATCGACGTGGTGGTCGGGCTCGAGTCCGGCGCCGACGACTACGTCGTCAAACCGGTGCAGGGCCGGGTGCTCGACGCCCGTATCCGTGCCGTACTGCGGCGCGGGGAGCGGGAGTCCAACGACGCGGCGGCCTTCGGCAGCCTGGTCATCGACCGGGCCGCGATGACGGTCACCAAGAACGGCGAGGACCTCCAGCTCACCCCGACCGAGCTGCGGCTGCTGCTGGAGCTGAGCCGGCGGCCCGGACAGGCGCTGTCCCGGCAGCAGTTGCTGCGGCTGGTGTGGGAGCACGACTACCTCGGTGACTCCCGGCTGGTCGACGCCTGTGTGCAGCGGCTGCGCGCCAAGGTCGAGGACGTGCCCTCGTCCCCGACGCTGATCCGTACGGTCCGTGGTGTCGGCTACCGCCTGGACGCGCCTCAGTGA
- a CDS encoding SigE family RNA polymerase sigma factor: protein MNTLHSMSTSAVVTRLHDVHGGRGPEKSGAVSGRGCARGAGRQHTAYMTVVDGFTGEAHGGSAYREDTGERRSLSEAEFTAYVQERRASLYATAYHLTGDRFEAEDLLQSALFSTYRAWDRISDKAAVGGYLRRTMTNLHISAWRRRKLNEYPTEELPETAGDTDAMRGTELRAVLWQALARLPELQRTMLVLRYYEGRTDPEIADILDISVGTVKSSIWRSLRRLREDEVLSFGRDEEDAFGELVA, encoded by the coding sequence ATGAACACGCTGCACAGCATGAGCACCAGCGCAGTTGTCACGCGCCTGCACGACGTGCACGGGGGCCGGGGTCCGGAGAAGTCCGGTGCCGTGAGCGGGCGGGGGTGCGCTCGCGGCGCCGGGCGTCAGCACACCGCGTACATGACGGTGGTTGACGGTTTCACGGGGGAAGCGCACGGGGGAAGCGCGTACAGGGAGGACACGGGGGAGCGTCGTTCGCTGTCGGAGGCGGAGTTCACCGCCTACGTCCAGGAGCGCCGCGCCTCCCTGTACGCAACCGCCTACCACCTCACCGGTGACCGGTTCGAGGCCGAGGACCTGCTGCAGAGCGCGCTGTTCTCGACGTACCGGGCCTGGGACCGGATCAGCGACAAGGCCGCCGTCGGGGGATACCTGCGGCGGACGATGACCAATCTGCACATCAGCGCGTGGCGCCGCCGCAAGCTGAACGAGTACCCGACCGAGGAGCTGCCGGAGACGGCCGGCGACACGGACGCGATGCGCGGCACCGAGCTGCGCGCGGTCCTGTGGCAGGCGCTGGCCCGGCTGCCCGAACTCCAGCGGACGATGCTGGTCCTGCGTTACTACGAGGGCCGTACCGACCCGGAGATCGCGGACATCCTCGACATCAGTGTCGGCACGGTGAAGTCCAGCATCTGGCGGTCGCTCCGCCGGCTGCGCGAGGACGAGGTCCTCAGCTTCGGCCGTGACGAGGAGGACGCCTTCGGCGAGCTGGTGGCCTGA
- a CDS encoding uridine kinase family protein — protein MTRASKPTRGVDERQVNASYWCSVSSHPPIPTRVVLLCGPSGSGKSLLAARSGLPVLRLDDFYKEGDDPTLPLVLGSSDIDWDHPESWDADKAVAAIEALCRTGRTSVPVYDLSLSARTGEEPVEIGRTPLFIAEGIFAAEIVTRCRELGLLADALCLSRGPVKTFRRRFLRDLKEGRKSVPFLLRRGWRLMRAERSIVARQTALGAYACDRDEAMGRLTDAAAGRHVQARTPA, from the coding sequence GTGACGCGCGCTTCAAAGCCGACCCGCGGAGTCGATGAACGGCAGGTGAATGCGTCATATTGGTGTTCCGTGAGCTCCCATCCACCCATACCGACCCGAGTCGTGCTGCTCTGCGGCCCCTCCGGCTCCGGCAAGTCCCTTCTCGCGGCCCGCTCCGGGCTTCCGGTGCTGCGCCTCGATGACTTCTACAAAGAGGGCGACGACCCGACGCTGCCGCTGGTGCTCGGGAGCTCCGACATCGACTGGGACCACCCCGAGTCCTGGGACGCCGACAAGGCGGTGGCGGCCATCGAGGCACTGTGCCGCACGGGCCGTACGTCGGTCCCGGTCTACGACCTCTCGCTCAGCGCCCGCACCGGCGAGGAGCCCGTCGAGATCGGCCGTACGCCGCTGTTCATCGCGGAGGGCATCTTCGCGGCCGAGATCGTCACCCGCTGCCGGGAACTGGGCCTCCTCGCCGACGCGCTGTGCCTGAGCCGCGGCCCCGTGAAGACGTTCCGCCGCCGCTTCCTGCGGGATCTGAAGGAGGGCCGCAAGTCGGTGCCCTTCCTGCTGCGCCGGGGCTGGCGGCTGATGCGGGCGGAGCGGTCGATCGTGGCCCGGCAGACCGCGCTGGGCGCCTACGCCTGCGACCGCGACGAGGCGATGGGCCGCCTGACCGACGCCGCCGCGGGCCGCCACGTACAGGCGCGGACGCCCGCGTAG
- a CDS encoding type II toxin-antitoxin system RelE family toxin, with protein MTYQIIWEPRATNSATRFLKDDPAGLAAVYEAVDLLATQPRPHHSVPYGSQDVRRLHVGDYRVLYVIDDNVIHILVTHLGRTP; from the coding sequence GTGACCTATCAGATCATCTGGGAGCCGCGCGCCACGAACTCGGCGACGCGGTTCCTCAAGGACGACCCGGCAGGCCTGGCAGCCGTCTACGAAGCCGTCGACCTGCTGGCCACACAACCACGTCCGCACCACTCAGTCCCCTACGGATCTCAGGACGTCCGCCGCCTGCACGTCGGCGACTACCGAGTGCTGTACGTCATCGACGACAACGTGATCCACATCCTCGTCACCCACCTCGGCCGCACCCCCTGA
- a CDS encoding type II toxin-antitoxin system Phd/YefM family antitoxin, translating into MVEIAISAARSQLGDLVRRAAHGRETIALTDHGHVAALLVSPQVIEDFEDALALADFQRRKAEGTLEPGIPHEEVGRMLGLR; encoded by the coding sequence ATGGTTGAGATCGCCATCAGCGCCGCCCGTTCCCAGCTCGGCGACCTGGTCCGCCGCGCCGCCCACGGGCGCGAGACCATCGCCCTCACCGACCACGGACACGTGGCCGCCCTTCTCGTATCGCCGCAGGTGATAGAGGACTTCGAAGACGCCCTCGCACTCGCCGACTTCCAGCGCCGCAAGGCGGAGGGGACCCTTGAGCCGGGCATCCCCCACGAGGAAGTCGGCCGAATGCTGGGGCTGCGGTAA
- a CDS encoding AIPR family protein codes for MAYPVQVRNLRRKLIERFRPLIDMSDVAGRPDEEQMFLSRAVAALAVKIETACSDEEAGRSVIDSSTDKGIDAVAVQQRGDRQHVTLVQAKWSDKGEAGFGEHDAAALMRGLDYLLELEFHRFGSKIDRHSAAIDGALNSPSPKVTLVLALVTGTELHQNTKDFLNEAVDKHNLDDDLVELKVTNLRDLHREILGDHAERKVDLDVQVDGVGKIDSPYTAYYGTVSAEAVAGWYDDHGRHLTARNIRDALDVSDVNDKIRATLVKEPEHFWYLSNGITLLCDRIRKHGKGAPVAGAGAGFRLEGASLINGAQTVSAVHRAMQQKPGKAALGRLLVRIISLEDCPEDFGDRVTVAANTQNPTQERDFRSRRPEQFDLRHDFALSLGLRYVIKRGEPEPAHDEGCTMEEAAIALAAAHSPGLAAQAKRDASALWGVHTYRQLFGPQPTAHRVWRCVQLLRGVREALEREKESAVGRLAGAAAYGDLLITHVLYRAMGVADLDDEKEADAAWEARLAEVPGRVRRALAWMVIVVDGAYGRNSQLRTAVQAEERAQLVTDGLYARVVGDEEPPSDADSRLDQESGTGGRVTNAVWVIVDADHLQDGTVLEFRPVTGPERRQLPRWIEEDPLRARATWQNNKVKPLVWAADGKAYAPSTLVRLMRRTSMGNDQQVQGTRHWHVPERGSLVDIAKELRENADTGD; via the coding sequence GTGGCGTACCCGGTCCAGGTCCGGAACCTGCGCAGGAAGCTGATCGAGCGGTTTCGGCCATTGATCGACATGTCGGATGTCGCGGGACGGCCGGACGAGGAGCAGATGTTCCTCAGTCGTGCGGTGGCCGCCCTGGCGGTCAAGATCGAGACGGCGTGCTCTGATGAAGAGGCCGGCCGGTCCGTGATCGACAGCTCTACGGACAAGGGGATCGACGCGGTCGCGGTGCAGCAACGAGGCGACCGGCAACATGTCACCCTCGTGCAGGCGAAGTGGAGCGACAAGGGTGAGGCCGGATTCGGCGAGCATGACGCCGCCGCACTGATGCGTGGGCTCGACTATCTGCTGGAGCTGGAGTTCCATCGCTTCGGCAGCAAGATCGACCGGCATTCGGCCGCCATAGACGGGGCGCTCAACAGTCCCTCGCCCAAGGTGACACTGGTGCTGGCGCTCGTGACCGGCACGGAACTGCACCAGAACACCAAGGACTTCCTCAATGAGGCGGTCGACAAGCACAACCTGGATGACGACCTCGTGGAACTCAAGGTCACCAACCTGCGCGATCTGCACCGGGAGATCCTGGGCGACCACGCCGAGCGGAAGGTCGACTTGGACGTACAGGTCGACGGGGTGGGAAAAATCGATTCCCCCTACACCGCCTACTACGGAACGGTCTCCGCCGAGGCGGTCGCCGGGTGGTACGACGATCACGGGCGTCACCTCACGGCGCGCAACATCCGCGACGCTCTTGACGTAAGTGACGTCAACGACAAGATCCGCGCCACCCTGGTCAAGGAGCCCGAGCACTTCTGGTATCTGAGCAACGGGATCACGCTGCTCTGCGACCGGATCCGCAAGCACGGCAAGGGCGCTCCGGTTGCGGGGGCCGGAGCTGGCTTCCGGCTGGAGGGTGCCAGCCTCATCAACGGGGCGCAGACGGTGAGCGCTGTGCATCGCGCGATGCAGCAGAAACCGGGCAAGGCCGCCCTTGGGCGGCTTCTGGTGCGGATCATCTCCCTGGAAGACTGCCCCGAGGACTTCGGTGACCGTGTCACCGTGGCTGCCAACACCCAGAACCCCACCCAGGAGCGGGACTTCCGGTCGCGCAGGCCGGAACAGTTCGATCTCCGGCATGACTTCGCACTCTCGCTGGGCCTCCGGTACGTGATCAAGCGAGGGGAGCCCGAGCCTGCCCACGACGAGGGGTGCACGATGGAGGAGGCCGCCATTGCCCTGGCCGCTGCCCATTCTCCCGGTCTCGCCGCCCAAGCCAAGCGGGATGCGTCGGCACTGTGGGGAGTGCACACCTATCGCCAACTCTTCGGGCCGCAGCCGACCGCTCATCGAGTGTGGCGGTGTGTCCAGCTGCTGCGCGGTGTGCGGGAGGCGCTGGAGCGGGAGAAGGAGAGTGCCGTCGGTCGCCTGGCGGGCGCCGCCGCCTATGGGGACCTGCTGATCACCCATGTGCTCTACCGGGCGATGGGCGTCGCGGACCTCGATGACGAGAAGGAGGCGGACGCGGCGTGGGAGGCACGTCTGGCCGAGGTGCCGGGCCGGGTGCGGCGCGCTCTGGCCTGGATGGTGATCGTCGTTGACGGCGCCTACGGCCGCAACAGCCAGCTTCGTACAGCGGTTCAGGCCGAGGAGCGTGCCCAGCTGGTGACGGACGGCCTGTATGCCCGGGTCGTCGGTGACGAGGAGCCGCCCAGTGATGCGGACTCCAGGCTGGACCAGGAGTCCGGAACCGGTGGGCGTGTGACCAACGCGGTCTGGGTGATCGTGGACGCGGACCACCTCCAGGACGGGACGGTGCTGGAGTTCCGGCCGGTGACCGGTCCCGAGCGTAGGCAGCTGCCCCGGTGGATCGAGGAGGATCCGCTGAGGGCTCGGGCCACCTGGCAGAACAACAAGGTCAAGCCGCTTGTGTGGGCGGCGGACGGCAAGGCGTACGCGCCCTCCACACTGGTACGTCTGATGCGGCGGACGTCGATGGGCAACGACCAGCAAGTGCAGGGCACCCGGCACTGGCATGTGCCGGAGCGCGGTTCGCTGGTCGACATCGCGAAGGAGTTGAGGGAGAACGCCGACACCGGCGACTGA